In Camelina sativa cultivar DH55 chromosome 17, Cs, whole genome shotgun sequence, the genomic stretch AAAAAGAAGCCGTTCAAACGCAAAGATAGATATTAAAACAGAAATTTAAATCCAACAACCATATCAGCTTGCAAATTAAATCAAGCTTCTTTAGGCATATGTCATCTTCTTGAGAGTCTCTTGCTTTTAATAAAATGGTGCATTCACGATATAAGAAATAGTagatttgtgtgtttgatgATATAAGAAATGTAATTCCATAGAGTATTTATAGTAGACGAAAGTAGGTCAAAAAAATCTTGGTGTCAAGCATAATATATTTgactagattcggacccgcacgtacgtgcggaattgatttcaaaaacttagTTTGCtattagaattattatatattatatatgtgtggGATAATGTCtgtaaacatattaatttttttaaggaatATTAACGTTCATAATCCAGATCCATATCAGTTTAATATTCGATTTGTTTTAAATTCCATTTATACAAAAAGAAtgatcatatttgtatttattatatgtaaagacaactataattaaaaataatagtataaataaattattttcaccTATGAAcatagtatataaaatatataatttaaattaatatttttgaaaactgataatatttccatttttttagaTAGTGAATGAAtctaaaatcagaaaaaatatataaagaatatgctatttttcaaaatagtatattgtggttagattatatattacaaatataataactattttcataattgaaaaagtcaatataatctaaaaattctcttcttcttttgtttttttttctatttgtcgTAATAAGATTAATTAGTATAGTttagttatatcttttttgTACTTGATTCTTGTGTGATCCAACATTTTCCATGGCTAAAACCATGCATAAACACACCCTTATTATTATCtatcttaaataaaaaatagaaatataccAAACAATTAAATTCTTAATATTTATGTGTATCACATTCACATGAGTTAGATTCCGAGTCCAAAATATCGAGGCAAAGTTTTCCATCTTCaataacaaaacacacaaattaataatatacaaaatcacttttaaacaaaatcaaagagacAAAATTACATCATTTAACATTCCGCTCAtgaaaatattaacattttgaaATGTTTAGTTGTTTGTACTAATTCATATCACCAGCAATCCAAATAATCGATGGCACCTTTTGGCTCGGATGGTTGACATCCAATCTCTGCAATAATTCTCTTTCCCTTGCACAATCAAACATCAATATGTTGCGACCTGCCCAAATCTTCCCTGCAATAACATCCCCCTACATCAAAGTATAAACTGTATCctggttttttctttggtttaatagACAATTCAAccaagaattttaaaattcaggAAAGTACAAAAATTATCATTTAGCTCGATGAGTCGGTTTGAGGATCCATTTTCTATCAACAACTCTTCCAGATCTTCTATATATcatgattaatatttttgatgatttaataAGAGCtcgatttttaagtttttccaTTCAAAAGGTGTGTTAGGTAAAATAAAGATCAACTCACCATAATAtaaaatccaccaaaaaaaataagaaaaattaagaattaataGATTAAAGTACCATTGGTTTGAAGAGATAGTGACACACAAGTGGAGAAACAACCGTCTCATGCTCCATTTGAACGCTGAAATCAGCATAAAAACTCAAATTAGATTCTACTACAATtagcaaaaagaacaaaaaaaatatgtgctatcaaaattgaaacaaaaaaatatgtatatattcaaGGCTTAAACACAAATACtacgttatatatataggaaaatggTATGGGAAAAAGTTAGATATCTGTTtgaaatttttcatttattgttaagatattttttgcCATAAATATTGCATAAATTTCCTAATTGTTCGTTGATGGTTTCCACAAATTTCGTCATCATATATTTacccatattttgttttaatatttgttacaTGACTAAAAGAATAtctttaatttataagtataacaacaaatcttattaaaattttcaggATATCGGaaatataatatcaattattaattctttaaattaTCTACAATTAATTTCAAACCACAGTCGATAAAAATTTATTACAGAttttaatttcaacttttaatcgttatttatttttattaaacttaatatttttaaaattagaatttacaCAAAAATAGGATTTTGTAGATCCGTTATTTaactaaacattaaaatattttcataagttttaaaataatagtttacggatatgtatatattgcctgtaatttaaatatatttttgtaatacttTCTTATTAATCGACTTGAAATCAATATTGAAGAGCATATTCCTTTTAAAGATATTTCATTagttattttcttgtttataattatttttttatttccataaaatattataatttttttgaaaaaatttgaaaatctaacgttatctatttccatttttaataaaccaatatttgtttccttaaattaACCACGTaatttatgataacaaattNNNNNNNNNNNNNNNNNNNNNNNNNNNNNNNNNNNNNNNNNNNNNNNNNNNNNNNNNNNNNNNNNNNNNNNNNNNNNNNNNNNNNNNNNNNNNNNNNNNNNNNNNNNNNNNNNNNNNNNNNNNNNNNNNNNNNNNNNNNNNNNNNNNNNNNNNNNNNNNNNNNNNNNNNNNNNNNNNNNNNNNNNNNNNNNNNNNNNNNNNNNNNNNNNNNNNNNNNNNNNNNNNNNNNNNNNNNNNNNNNNNNNNNNNNNNNNNNNNNNNNNNNNNNNNNNNNNNNNNNNNNNNNNNNNNNNNNNNNNNNNNNNNNNNNNNNNNNNNNNNNNNNNNNNNNNNNNNNNNNNNNNNNNNNNNNNNNNNNNNNNNNNNNNNNNNNNNNNNNNNNNNNNNNNNNNNNNNNNNNNNNNNNNNNNNNNNNNNNNNNNNNNNNNNNNNNNNNNNNNNNNNNNNNNNNNNNNNNNNNNNNNNNNNNNNNNNNNNNNNNNNNNNNNNNNNNNNNNNNNNNNNNNNNNNNNNNNNNNNNNNNNNNNNNNNNNNNNNNNNNNNNNNNNNNNNNNNNNNNNNNNNNNNNNNNNNNNNNNNNNNNNNNNNNNNNNNNNNNNNNNNNNNNNNNNNNNNNNNNNNNNNNNNNNNNNNNNNNNNNNNNNNNNNNNNNNNNNNNNNNNNNNNNNNNNNNNNNNNNNNNNNNNNNNNNNNNNNNNNNNNNNNNNNNNNNNNNNNNNNNNNNNNNNNNNNNNNNNNNNNNNNNNNNNNNNNNNNNNNNNNNNNNNNNNNNNNNNNNNNNNNNNNNNNNNNNNNNNNNNNNNNNNNNNNNNNNNNNNNNNNNNNNNNNNNNNNNNNNttaaattaatttattatttttttagatttcctTAAATTTCTTATCCATGATCAGATTTAAAATTAAGACAATATCCCTTAAAATATATGGATCGATTCTGATAAATATAGGCATAACTACTTACCAAATTGTTTGTGTACTTTAGATATTTTAGGTATGTTGCAAATTGTATATTAGTTAAATTTTAGGGAAGATCCGATTATCACAAGCGgataaattgttttaaaataaccCGGCCCGTGTGATAAGGAAAGGAAAAATCCGATTTATTGAATCggtttaaattctttaaaaaaacctGACCCggatgtgaaaaaaaaagagacaaatttgtactccaaaaatgtatagatagatttaaaaaaattattattagctATGCTAATGTATCGGCGGACTCTCTAGCTAAGCATGCGCTTGCTATTTTCAAAACCTTGGTTGAggatttaatataatttgatcAAAATCGTTAAGTTATCATATTAGAAGAAACTCGAATCATTTAACTCCATAACTTTCTAAACTAATCTTTGATGTAGAGAAGAATTACAACATTAAACAAATGATCCTGAGAATATATCATCTCAGATTACTTCTTAGATCgccttttttggctttttgtaTGATGAATGTACTCTTGTTTTTGTACAACCAACACTGATGCTCTCGAAGGATATTCATGTGATGCTAATAAATCTCCAATGGGTCCCAATTCATCGAACTCTGTCCATTCACTAATTCCGCTAGTAGGCTCAGTACCTATTCCACTGCTTCTTCCAACGATAAACAAGTCATAATCATTTGCCATTGCTCGTAAGGTTTTTGAAGTCTCAGATCCATCAGAAACCGCCTTATCGATGTATTTCACCttgtcatcattttttttaacgttGGACCCAATAATGTTACTCACGTTCTCCTTAAGATTAACCATTTGGTGCTGCTCCCACTCCTGGTTATCCGATTCAGCAAATTTTGGAATGAATCTTATGATCGTTAGGCTTGTTCCCTTTTCTGTCAGTCTCATTCGATTTGCTATCGCCAAAGCTTCTATATCGTCGTTTCCACcgttaaaaatcaaacatatctGCAGAGATGAGAACTTTCTTaattaggttaaaaaaaaatgaaaagtgttatatatttttgggtaCACTATACCTTGCTCTGGTACTTAGCCAGATGAGCTTCGACGATGGGCTTGCGATAGATGAAGATTCCAACAGAGCATGGGGCTCGTTTCAGGACGTTAATGTTGAGAATTCTCAGCTTATCATCGTTGGAAATAATAGTGGATCGATCAGAAGACCAGGTTCGATGGAAAGGAAGCACAATTAGCGATAGGCTTCTGGATAGGGCTAGCCAACAAATGTCCTCATGCATGTGTTGAGACATGGAGACGGAAGTGAAAATATCCAGTGATGTATAGTCAAAGAAATTTTTCTGGAAGCGACGGAAGGAGTTTATGACATTGTCCGAACAAGACGTACTCCCGGGCTCTGGTTGTTGCAACTGGTGGGAAATGAACATGGGATTGGCTTGACCCAAAAGTTCAATGAGGTGAAGTATGTTACACGCCATTGGAGAATCTTTTGATGGGTTGAAACCTTCCAAAAGGTTGGTCATCGAAGTTATGTGATCAGGTTTGGAGACGCATATAAGACATGGGAGCTCCGCGCCTTCTTTCAAGATGATCAAATTCCTTTTTCGGTAGCATTTGAATCTTTTGGTTCGGTCATGCACGAGCTCCAAGGCCATTGGTATAAATATAGAGTTGAAGAGGGTGAAGGTAGCTAGGATTGTGAAAACCTCTGGCCTTATTTGCTGTGAAAGATTTTCGATGTTAATATGacaaataaactatatatttagTCTTCCTATTTATAGATATAGAGTTATTGAACGCACCTTTATTTCAACTGCGAACGTGTAATAGGCGAGCTCGAAGATCcccttattattaaaaacaaaggcTAAAGCAAAAGAGTCTCTTAAGGGCATTTTGAAAGAATACGCAGCTATGGTGGAAGCAATGAATTTTGTGGAATTCACCAAAAGAATAAAGGAAATGACCTCATAAACTTGACCCTCCATACGTACGAAACTTCTACACTCTTTTAGCAACGATAAGAGATCTAATTGCATCGTGGTCAGTGATCCAAAGAGTGGCAAGATAGCTCCAAGATTAAAGCTCTCAAACTTTTGAACCAAAGTAGTACCTAGAGGATCGCCATTCGGAACAGTCAAGCCTAAAACAAACGATCCCGCGGGtccaaaaagatgaagaagcttgatAAAATAATGGAACGAGGCAAAAGCAAGCGCCAAAATCCAGTATATGTAGACATCCTTGACCGGCCTCCCTTCTGGAGTCTGCTTGATCACCCAATACATAGACGGCCTCACAACATAAATCATAAGCGCCACAAAGGTGCAGAAACCTATGGTTTGCATGACGCCACGGTATCCTTCATAGTAGATTGCATTAAAAAATGTTAGAACAAAAGCCAACATGTCCGTCACCATAGCCCCAGAGAGCGCTATCCTCCCAAACTCTGAGTGTTTGATCTTGAGGTCTTTTAGGAGTGTGTCGACGCTCGTAAATGCGGATATGCTTTGCAAGAATATGATCAACCTGTATTCCGTCCTTAACAAGCTTGCGAACCCTCTTCGTTCTCTCCATCTAAAGACGAAGGTGCCACAAATCACGGGTACAATCATTGTGGTTAACCCGAGCACACCTGATTTTTTCCCCATCCTAAATGGCATCCCGGCATCCATGGTCACACCTTTGAGGAACCAATATAAAAGGAACCCGAAAGCCCCTAGGGTCTCGGCGACTTTAGGTCGTTTATCATCAGGGAAAAAAATGTTATGGAGCCAAGACTTGTTGCTTAAGTGACAAGTTTGACCTAAGATTACCCCTGCCTTCAACAACAAGACATTACAATAATTCAGAAATTTGCGTCGtgatgattaaaatatattaaaacgaGGGTGTGGAGGATGGATATTAAGAAAACTCACGATCATCATGTAGGCCAATCTTGGAAATCAAAGACCGATTTTGTTGCATGAGAAGTCGAGGAGCCGCCAAATAAGGAAGGTAGAAAATATTAGGATCTCAAGATTCGGGAGGGGATACTCCCAGAAGCTCATCCCTGTTGGGTCGTAACTAATCACTTCCCATATTCCGTGGGAGTTTACTATGAAAGGGTGTGTCTCGCAGAAACGAGACGTCTTATTGTCTTCCTTGTAGCCTCTCCGTGACACATCCCAATAATTCCTGTCCAAAGCTTTACTCATTTTAGAGGAAATTAAAGTCAAAAAAAGTTAACGAAGAGAAGCTTTGTGATCAAGATCTAATTGGGATCAAGATCTGAAGCTTCTCTTCGTTTGTTGAGGAGATAGAAAACTAGGAAAAGTTTAAAACCAAACACAGATAATTAATACTAGGAAGGGTTTGTTATAAATTTTGACTAACGTTGAATGACCAGCAAACAACAGATACGCATCTCCAAGTTCACAGGTATTAGTTAGCTCtttcagtttgtttttcttttctttttatagctAGAGAAAGCCTGTATTATTCACAATCTTCTAGTTCCTTGTCAACATTAACACACGTATGATTGTGAATACAGCTAATCAACATTAATACAATACAATATAAGTATATTTaggttataaaaataaaaaataaaaacatttgtgTTCTTTTCCAAGTTTTGGTTAAATGGGCATTTAATTGATTATGTTAATTGATTAATTCGAACAACTAAGCATgcaaattaaaccaaatcatAAAGCAAAGAATAATGGATATTAAAGAGACTATAAAGTAGTAATTACTAATCAAGGCGAGGTAAGATTAGTAACCATGCATGTAATCAAGAtcaagatataaaattaatctctTAGTCAATTTGTCCAAATTTATATATGTGAGTTCGGTGCTACAACGTACCCAATGTAAAGCATACACATATATGATTAAGTTCCAAGCTAAGTGATCATTAGGCATTAGATTCAGTACTCGTAATTGTGGTCTTAGAGCTATCAAGAAATACgagtatgtgtatatatatcttaactCCCATTGGTtggtatatatatcttaatatctATATCATCTCGAATGATCAAGTGGATATTTtaagcctatatatatatgctttgtgattattattattttactcgTTTCTCTTTATAATTGTATTAGCAAAAATGAGATTAAAACTTGTAAACTCCAAATTTGATTGTAGTGAAATCTCTGgggataaaaattaaaaagtgaatGAAACTCTCACATTAAAAGTTTTGGGCTACAAATGTGTCTCGTGTGAGAAGTGTATTTCTATTTTGATATAATATACATGAATAAAAAGAATGGGACGCCAATGTAAGTAATATCATCTACAAGCTACATTCTGTTGTTGTTGCACCACCAGCACCGAAGCTCTGCGGGGAAAATCTTCAGATATCAACAAATCTCCGATCACGCCTAACTCATGAAAATCCGTCCACTCAGTCAGGGCACTCGTCACGTCGGTCCCGATTCCGGCGCTTCTCCCCAccacaaataaatcaaaagaattaGCAATCGAGAGAAGGAGTGTTGATGTGTCGGAACCGTCCTTAACTGTCTCCTCCACGAATTCCACAAAACTATGTTGCGCTCCAGCAGTTGTGTTATTGTTCCTTAGTACCTCCTTAACCTCTGCCGTGTCCAGCATCTGATCCCATCCTGTAGTCATCCCAGCCATTGTCTCTGGGACTAGTTTCAACACTGTTAGGCTCACATTTTGATTCCTCATCATCTGCCTCCCCAATGCCAAGGCTTCTCTATCGTCTTTCCCGCCCACAAAAATTGCGCACACCTGGTTTTAGACACATCCCTCACatgtaaaacacaaatttgaaGCGCACAGAAATTAGCGTTTGAAACAACCAAAACTGATCAGTATATGTACCTTAAAAGAGTGTTTGCTCTTTTGCGAAGATATAAGGTTTTGGCGATGGACAAAGATCCCCANGGACGCCAATGTAAGTAATATCATCTACAAGCTACATTCTGTTGTTGTTGCACCACCAGCACCGAAGCTCTGCGGGGAAAATCTTCAGATATCAACAAATCTCCGATCACGCCTAACTCATGAAAATCCGTCCACTCAGTCAGGGCACTCGTCACGTCGGTCCCGATTCCGGCGCTTCTCCCCAccacaaataaatcaaaagaattaGCAATCGAGAGAAGGAGTGTTGATGTGTCGGAACCGTCCTTAACTGTCTCCTCCACGAATTCCACAAAACTATGTTGCGCTCCAGCAGTTGTGTTATTGTTCCTTAGTACCTCCTTAACCTCTGCCGTGTCCAGCATCTGATCCCATCCTGTAGTCATCCCAGCCATTGTCTCTGGGACTAGTTTCAACACTGTTAGGCTCACATTTTGATTCCTCATCATCTGCCTCCCCAATGCCAAGGCTTCTCTATCGTCTTTCCCGCCCACAAAAATTGCGCACACCTGGTTTTAGACACATCCCTCACatgtaaaacacaaatttgaaGCGCACAGAAATTAGCGTTTGAAACAACCAAAACTGATCAGTATATGTACCTTAAAAGAGTGTTTGCTCTTTTGCGAAGATATAAGGTTTTGGCGATGGACAAAGATCCCCACGGAGCAAGGTGCTTGTCTCAAGATGTTGATGTTAGTGTTCCTACGCACCACATCGTCAGAGACAACCGTTGTCTGGTCAAGGGACCATATTCTGTGGAAAGGGAGCATGATGAAAGAAGCTTGCTTGTCGAGAGCGAGTGAGTAAATCTCTTGGTGCATGTACTTTGGGTTTGAAACGGATGTGAAAAGTTCCAGCGTTACTGATTTCCAGTAATGTTTGAAGCTATCAAAGGCGATTAAGACGTTGTTTGAATAAGACCGGCTTCCGGGTTCAGCCGTTTGCATTTGGTGGGAGATGAAGAGTGGATTGTCCAAACCCACAAGCTCCACGAGGTGAAGCACGTAGCAAATGATTGAGGAATCTTCTAAAGGAAAAGATTTTTCTAGGAGGTTGATCATCCCCGCTATGTGGTCTGCTTTGTGAATGCACAGTACAAACCTCAGCTCTGATCCAAGCTTCAAGGTCATTAGATTCCGCTTCTGGAAAGAAATGAATCGTTTTGACGAATCATATAGATAATGTACCGTCACTGGTAATATCGTAGAGCTTATTAGAA encodes the following:
- the LOC104759116 gene encoding LOW QUALITY PROTEIN: cation/H(+) antiporter 6A-like (The sequence of the model RefSeq protein was modified relative to this genomic sequence to represent the inferred CDS: substituted 1 base at 1 genomic stop codon), which gives rise to MSKALDRNYWDVSRRGYKEDNKTSRFCETHPFIVNSHGIWEVISYDPTGMSFWEYPLPNLEILIFSTFLIWRLLDFSCNKIGLXFPRLAYMMIAGVILGQTCHLSNKSWLHNIFFPDDKRPKVAETLGAFGFLLYWFLKGVTMDAGMPFRMGKKSGVLGLTTMIVPVICGTFVFRWRERRGFASLLRTEYRLIIFLQSISAFTSVDTLLKDLKIKHSEFGRIALSGAMVTDMLAFVLTFFNAIYYEGYRGVMQTIGFCTFVALMIYVVRPSMYWVIKQTPEGRPVKDVYIYWILALAFASFHYFIKLLHLFGPAGSFVLGLTVPNGDPLGTTLVQKFESFNLGAILPLFGSLTTMQLDLLSLLKECRSFVRMEGQVYEVISFILLVNSTKFIASTIAAYSFKMPLRDSFALAFVFNNKGIFELAYYTFAVEIKQIRPEVFTILATFTLFNSIFIPMALELVHDRTKRFKCYRKRNLIILKEGAELPCLICVSKPDHITSMTNLLEGFNPSKDSPMACNILHLIELLGQANPMFISHQLQQPEPGSTSCSDNVINSFRRFQKNFFDYTSLDIFTSVSMSQHMHEDICWLALSRSLSLIVLPFHRTWSSDRSTIISNDDKLRILNINVLKRAPCSVGIFIYRKPIVEAHLAKYQSKICLIFNGGNDDIEALAIANRMRLTEKGTSLTIIRFIPKFAESDNQEWEQHQMVNLKENVSNIIGSNVKKNDDKVKYIDKAVSDGSETSKTLRAMANDYDLFIVGRSSGIGTEPTSGISEWTEFDELGPIGDLLASHEYPSRASVLVVQKQEYIHHTKSQKRRSKK